The following are encoded together in the Kingella negevensis genome:
- a CDS encoding major capsid protein — MTFDLQVFNQQTYTTMTEVADQDVAKFNEASNGTIALFNKPFAGDFDISTAFHNVAGLVRRRNAYGSGTVESVRLKELLNIAVKVAAGTAPTEWEAQQYNWTLRNPELAAIQLGTQLAKGRMADMLNTGISAAVAAISGNAAMVQDGASAAPTFNVLNQGAAKMGDRSGSLKAWVLHSSTMHALFSNALSNVERLFTYDGVNVVRDPFGRVFVITDSPALFNSNVYHTLGLVENAILVNDNNDFNAVMVNETGNENIKTVYQAEWTFGVAVKGYSWDESKGGKSPNDTAIATPTSWKKAATSNKDTAGVLIKTA, encoded by the coding sequence ATGACTTTTGATTTGCAGGTATTTAACCAACAAACTTATACAACCATGACAGAAGTCGCCGACCAAGATGTTGCCAAATTCAATGAAGCATCCAATGGCACAATTGCCTTATTTAACAAGCCATTTGCAGGCGATTTTGACATTTCGACAGCGTTTCACAATGTAGCAGGCTTGGTTCGCCGTCGCAATGCATATGGTTCAGGCACAGTAGAATCGGTGCGCTTGAAAGAATTGTTGAATATTGCGGTGAAAGTGGCGGCTGGTACTGCGCCGACTGAATGGGAAGCGCAACAATACAACTGGACATTGCGTAATCCTGAATTAGCCGCCATTCAACTGGGTACGCAACTGGCAAAAGGTCGCATGGCAGATATGTTGAACACAGGCATTTCTGCTGCTGTGGCGGCGATTTCGGGCAATGCGGCAATGGTGCAAGATGGCGCAAGTGCCGCCCCTACGTTTAATGTATTGAATCAAGGCGCGGCAAAAATGGGCGACCGTTCAGGCAGCCTGAAAGCATGGGTGTTGCATTCTTCAACCATGCACGCTTTATTCAGCAATGCGTTGAGCAACGTGGAGCGTTTGTTCACTTATGACGGTGTGAATGTCGTTCGCGACCCATTCGGGCGTGTGTTTGTGATTACAGACTCTCCTGCTCTGTTCAACTCAAACGTGTATCACACATTGGGCTTGGTGGAAAACGCGATTTTGGTAAACGATAATAATGATTTCAACGCAGTGATGGTCAATGAAACTGGTAACGAAAATATTAAAACGGTTTATCAGGCTGAATGGACGTTTGGCGTGGCGGTTAAAGGCTATTCATGGGACGAAAGCAAAGGCGGCAAATCGCCAAACGATACCGCCATTGCTACGCCGACAAGTTGGAAAAAAGCGGCAACGAGCAATAAAGACACAGCAGGCGTGTTGATTAAAACAGCGTGA
- a CDS encoding DnaT-like ssDNA-binding protein: protein MLSYATLDYANEYHDARQTSSRWDDFAPEQKQQRLVSASDLIDRIFRYAGKPESDTQIRAFPRILHEKQPALLPEAVKQACCELALLDDISGSLPSAAKVKNVGGVMLSSGECASDDKQWSLAMVGAVRLLQPFVSSERMVRLERG from the coding sequence ATGTTGAGTTATGCAACACTGGATTATGCCAACGAATACCACGACGCACGCCAAACATCATCGCGCTGGGACGACTTTGCGCCTGAACAAAAACAGCAACGCTTGGTATCCGCAAGCGATTTAATCGACCGCATTTTTCGTTATGCAGGCAAACCTGAAAGCGACACACAAATTCGCGCCTTTCCGCGTATTTTGCACGAAAAGCAGCCTGCACTTTTGCCCGAAGCGGTTAAACAGGCGTGTTGTGAGTTAGCTTTGTTGGACGATATTTCAGGCAGCTTGCCCAGTGCGGCAAAAGTGAAAAATGTGGGCGGTGTGATGTTGTCTAGCGGTGAATGTGCGAGCGATGATAAGCAATGGTCTTTGGCTATGGTGGGCGCGGTGCGTTTATTGCAGCCGTTTGTGTCGAGTGAACGCATGGTGCGATTGGAACGCGGTTGA
- a CDS encoding phage virion morphogenesis protein, producing MNVEMEWETSPQWGRLLQLDLSEPMREVGRKLETSVIQNYNQQRSPSGVPWIQSQRAKKDGGKTLIDTGRMLASLTMVSGSDFVEVGYPQGDIPRWLHFGGPKNNLPAREHLGLRDDDESMIYQALADYFERLLS from the coding sequence ATGAATGTTGAAATGGAATGGGAAACGTCGCCGCAATGGGGGCGTTTGTTGCAGCTTGATTTGTCCGAGCCAATGCGTGAAGTCGGGCGTAAATTAGAAACTTCGGTTATTCAAAACTATAACCAACAACGCAGCCCTAGCGGCGTGCCTTGGATTCAGTCGCAACGTGCGAAAAAAGATGGTGGCAAAACGCTGATTGACACGGGGCGTATGTTGGCAAGTTTGACGATGGTTTCGGGGAGTGATTTTGTGGAAGTGGGTTATCCGCAAGGCGATATTCCGCGTTGGCTGCATTTTGGCGGTCCGAAAAATAATCTGCCTGCGCGTGAACATTTGGGCTTGCGCGATGATGACGAAAGTATGATTTATCAAGCTTTGGCGGATTATTTTGAGCGGTTGTTGAGTTGA
- a CDS encoding helix-turn-helix transcriptional regulator, giving the protein MNTYHFTILIRHATHNSELEDALFEAGCDDALLFSTNGAVCLEFDREAPDAQTAVQSAFTQIQQAGFHDLVLQETGYATLGEIAQRSGLSRAALSQYALGKRGEHFPAPMYITGKSALYSWKEAAQWLYQNGKLSQTSAEIAALNIQAA; this is encoded by the coding sequence ATGAACACTTATCACTTCACAATTCTCATTCGCCACGCCACGCACAACAGCGAACTGGAAGACGCGCTGTTTGAAGCAGGCTGTGATGATGCTTTGCTCTTTAGCACCAATGGCGCGGTGTGCTTGGAATTTGACCGTGAAGCGCCCGACGCACAAACGGCGGTACAAAGCGCGTTCACGCAAATCCAGCAAGCGGGATTTCACGATTTGGTGCTGCAAGAAACGGGCTATGCCACTTTGGGCGAAATCGCGCAGCGTTCAGGCTTAAGTCGTGCAGCGTTGTCGCAATACGCTTTGGGTAAGCGCGGCGAGCATTTTCCTGCGCCGATGTATATCACGGGCAAATCGGCGTTGTATTCATGGAAAGAAGCGGCGCAATGGTTGTATCAAAACGGTAAATTGTCACAAACCAGCGCGGAAATTGCGGCGTTGAATATTCAGGCTGCCTGA
- a CDS encoding KilA-N domain-containing protein produces the protein MNIQISNVTIRQTDNQLYNLNDLHKASGGDEKQQPAFWLRNKQTQELIAEIEAQGGVAVTTSQGGKNRGTFVCKELVYAYATWISAKFFLLVIRTFDAVVSGSLKIAPKTTSDDRTPLRNAVNMLIVKKGLNYSEAYKLIHQRFAVGALDELSQAQLPEAVEYVHRVLMGEVLDKPAEPMATTVDDELVLAMGRLLFHAQDMRLFVKRYLSAFCDLGLSRSGALWSFVHETEPTFKMVRSFFLEHNPQNLSALTCDATEYVKRQVIATAAV, from the coding sequence ATGAACATTCAAATTTCAAACGTAACCATTCGTCAAACTGATAATCAACTTTACAATCTGAACGATTTACACAAAGCCAGCGGCGGGGATGAAAAACAACAACCTGCTTTTTGGCTGCGTAATAAACAAACCCAAGAGCTGATCGCCGAAATCGAAGCGCAAGGCGGCGTGGCTGTTACCACATCGCAAGGCGGCAAAAATCGCGGCACTTTCGTCTGCAAAGAACTGGTTTACGCTTATGCTACTTGGATTAGCGCAAAATTCTTTTTGCTGGTTATCCGCACCTTTGATGCGGTGGTTTCAGGCAGCCTGAAAATCGCCCCTAAAACCACATCAGACGACAGAACACCGTTGCGCAATGCTGTGAATATGCTCATTGTTAAAAAAGGTCTCAACTATTCCGAAGCCTACAAGCTGATACATCAACGCTTTGCTGTTGGCGCGTTGGACGAATTAAGCCAAGCGCAGTTACCCGAAGCGGTGGAATATGTGCATCGCGTATTAATGGGCGAAGTGCTGGATAAGCCAGCCGAACCCATGGCGACAACGGTTGATGATGAGTTGGTTTTGGCTATGGGGCGTTTGCTGTTTCACGCTCAAGATATGCGTTTGTTTGTGAAACGTTATCTGTCTGCGTTTTGCGATTTGGGCTTGAGCCGATCGGGTGCGCTGTGGTCTTTTGTGCATGAGACTGAGCCGACTTTTAAAATGGTTCGTTCGTTTTTCTTGGAACACAATCCGCAAAATTTATCCGCTTTGACATGTGATGCGACTGAGTATGTGAAACGACAGGTTATTGCTACGGCTGCGGTTTGA